Below is a window of Candidatus Endomicrobium procryptotermitis DNA.
GATAACATTAAAAAAGCGATACAAAGGGGAAACGGAGAAATACCGGGAGCCGTTTATGAAGAAATAGTATATGAAGGATACGGTCCCGCAGGAGTAGCTTTGATTGTAGAAGTTACGACGGATAATAAGAACAGAACTGCTTCGGAGATAAGAAGAATATTTTCAAGCCATTCTGGAAATCTCGGCGAAACCGGATGCGTAGGCTGGATGTTTGGCAGAAAAGGATTTATAGCCGTCGAAAAAACTGCCGTAGATGAAGACACTCTTATGACGATAGCTCTTGATGCCGGCATTGAAGATTTTGAAAATGATGCCGATGGAGATGTTTACGAAATAACCACGACACCTGAAGATTTAGATAAAGTTAAAAATGTGCTGTCGCAAAAAAATATCAATGTCGCTTCTGCTGAAATAACCATGATTCCTCAGACATACATAAAACTTACCGGAGATGAAGCCAAGAGCATGTTAAAGCTGATGGATTCTCTCGAAGAACATGACGACGTGAAAAATGTTTATGCAAACTTTGATATATCGAAAGAAGATATGGAACCATTCGGAGCTTGAACAATAAGAAAACGGGAGACTCCACATGATAGTTTTAGGAATCGATCCTGGTCTTTCGCTTACGGGATGGGGAGTTATCTCAGCGTTGTCCCGCGATAAAATTATACCTTTACAATATGGCTGCATACGTACTAAACCGTCCGAAACTCTGTCTGAAAGACTGCAAAATATAAATATTGAGCTGCAAATGCTTATAAATACGTATAAGCCTGAAGTGGCCGCCATAGAAGAATTGTTTTTTTTAAAAGAAGCCAAATCTGTAGCTGCGGTCGGACAGTCGCGCGGAGCTATAGTTCTGACCGTGTCTTTAAATAAAATAAAATTATTTGAATATAATCCGAGACATGTAAAAATGGCTCTAACCGGGTACGGCTCTGCGGATAAAAGTCAAATGCAGCATATGGTTAAAACTCTGCTGAGGCTTAAAGAGATACCAAAACCGGATGATGCTGCGGATGCTCTGGCAATAGCTGTATGTCACATAAATACGGTAAGGACATTGGAATGATAGATCATATAAATGGAATATTAGATTATAAAACGCTTGATGCCGTAATCGTGGATGTAAATGGGATAGGATATAAAATCTACGTTTCGGTTTCTTCTTTTGAAAAACTTCCCGATGTGGGAAATAAAGTAGAAATATATATTGTCGAAGCGGTTTCTGGAATATACGGCGGAGTAATATGCCTTTATGGTTTTTTATCTCAGGAAGAAAGGGATATGTACATGATGATAAAAGAGGAAGTTCCAGGAACAGGAGCAAAAAAAGCTATGGAATATTTGGATAAAATTTCAAAATCGGCCACCGATTTTAAAACCGCCGTTATGTCAAAAAATGCCGCGATGCTTCACGATATTTTCGGTTTCACAAAAAAAACCGCCGATAAGCTGGTTACTGCACTGAAAGATAAGATTTCTTCGGTTAATGTTTCGGGAAAAGAAAAGTGGCAGGCTGCAGCGTATACCACGAAAAGTGATTTGGTTTCGGAAGCCATTGCAGGGCTTATAGCTTTGGGATATAAAGAATCTCAGGCAAGAAATGCGGTAAATAAATCATACTCTGAAAATGAAAAAATTACGCTTGAAGAACTGATAAAAAAGTCTTTGCAACAGATAGGATAAAATATGGAAAAAATTGAAAGAATACTGGAGAGTTCAAAATTAACGGAAGAAGAAAAGATAGAAAATACTTTAAGGCCGCAGTCTCTGGACGATTTCATTGGGCAGGATAAACTTAAAGACAATCTTAAAGTTTTTATAGAAGCCGCAAAAAAAAGGCAGGAAGCTTTGGATCACTGCCTTTTTTATGCTCCTCCTGGACTTGGAAAAACAACTCTTTCTCATATTATCGCAAAAGAAATGGGCGGGAATTTAAGAATAACTTCAGGTCCGGTGCTTGAAAGGGTTGGTGATTTGGCGGCTATTTTGACAAATCTTTCCGAAGGCGATGTGTTTTTTATTGATGAGATACACAGGATGAATCATCTTGTCGAAGAATCGCTTTATCCCGTAATGGAAGATTTTGAGCTTGATATAATTATCGGACAGGGACCGTCGGCAAAAACCATAAAACTTCCCGTACCGCGCTTTACTTTGGTGGGTGCTACGACGCGTGCAGGTCTTCTTTCAAGCCCTTTAAGAGACAGATTCGGCATTATCGGACATTTGGATTTTTACGCGGTAAAAGATCTCATACATATCGTAAAACGTTCTGCGTTTATAATGAATGTCGAAATTGACGAAGATGCGGCAGAGGAAATTGCAAAACGTTCTCGGGGTACGCCAAGAATAGTTAATAGGCTTTTAAAAAGAGTGAGGGATTTTGCCGAAATAAACGGAGGAAAAATTACACGTCCAATAGCACAGAAAGCTCTTGACTCTTTGGAAGTTGACAATGCGGGACTTGATAAAATGGACAGGCTGCTTTTGATCACGATGATTAATAAATTTAGCGGCGGTCCCGTAGGTGTTGACACATTAGCCGTCGCAATATCCGAAGAGTCTGACACTATTACAGATGTCTATGAACCTTATTTGATACAATTGGGATTTATAGCGAGAACTTCGCGCGGCAGAGTCGTAACTGAAGCAGGATACAGACATATCGGCGCTGAACCTCCGAGAAATTTTCAGAAAGAGCTTATATGAAACACAAACTTTTACTGCATATATGCTGCGCTCCGTGCTCGGCTTCAGCAGTAAAAATGCTGAGAGAGGATTTTGAAATATCTTTTTACTGGTATAATCCCAATATTTACAATAAGGAAGAGTATTATAAAAGAAAAGATGCATCGCAGAAATATGCCCGTGCGATTGATGTAAAATTTTATGAAGAGGAAAATTTTGTTTACGATTATGGCAGCCGGCTTTCCAAAGGCGGCGAAAACTGCGTTTTTTGTTATAATATAAGACTGGAAAAAGCCGCGCAGGCTGCAAAAAAAAATAATTTTGAGTTTTTTACGACGTCGCTTTTGTCCAGCCCTTACCAAAAGCATGACTTAATAGCACGGATAGGAGAAGAAAAAGCCAAAAAAAGTGGGGTTAATTTTTTATATGTTGATTTCAGGCCGGCATTTTATGAGGGAAAAAACTTGCTGAGAAAAGAAGGCTATTATATTCAAAGATATTGTGGATGTGCTAAATCGTACAATGAAAGATTTGCGGTCAATGAAGCTTAGCAAGATTTACTTCGTTTTTAGAAGCTGAGTTTTTTGTGGATATTACGGATATTTTAATATCATCTTTTAACTGTTTGACAAATCTTTTAAGATGCGCTAAATAAATATTAAAATGTAAGAAGCGATATCGTAGATATAAAATACAAAAATTTACCATTTCCATAAAGTATAAGCTTTAATTAGGAGTTTTTCTTGAGAAGTTTTTTGCTTACATTGCTGATTTTATTTTTTTCCGTACAAATAAGTTTAGCTTATACGGCAAAAAAAAACATAAAGGTCGGCATTATTACAAATGCCGATTCTTTCAGTGCTGCCGCGACTGACATTTTTTTTGTCAGCGATGCAGATGATAAAAAATATAAGCTTTCAAAAGGCATGACGACACTTACGGCTGTTGAAAAAGGTTTTAAAATGAGAAACTTCATATTAAAACCACCTATTAAGATAGAAAGTACAAACGGTATAATATTTGCCGATAAAAAACCCTACAGAGGATTTTTAACGGTTATAAAATTCAATTCTCGTGCGGTTGTCATAAATGTTTTAACGGTTGAAGATTATCTAAAAGGCGTTTTGCCTAAGGAGGCAAATCCCGGATGGGGAACGGAAGCTTTGAAAACACAGGCTGTAGCCAGCAGAACGTACACTCTTGCCAATATGGGAAGGCATGACAGTATGGGCTTTGACATGTGTGATACTACTCATTGTCAGGTTTACGGCGGAGCAGCATGGGAGTCGTTAAGCTGCAATATTGCCATTGCCGAAACAAAAAGCGAAGTTCTCACATATGATGCAAAGCTGGCACAGGCGGTTTTTCACGCCAACTGCGGCGGGCATACCGAAGATCCGAAATACGTTTGGGGCTGGACTAACGCTACTGTAGAATATTTAAAAGGTGTAAAATGTGGGTACTGCGGCAATGCTCCTCATACTCATTGGGAAACGACTTTAAGCGAAAACTTTATAATACAAAAGTTGTCAAAATACGGAGTGGGAAAAATTAAATCGATTGAAGTTAAAGACGTAACCCCTGCGGGATCGGCTATGGAAGTTACCATCAGGCATTCCAAAGGAATGTTTGACATGAACGCATATAAGTTCCGCCTTGCGGTAGACGCATGGAAGATAAAAAGCACTACGTTTGACGATATAAAAAAAGACGGGGACAAAATTACTTTTAAAGGTAGAGGATGGGGACATAAAGTCGGATTGTGTCAGTGGGGTGCTAAAGCGATGGCGGACGAAGGGAAAAAGTATAAACAAATACTTGAGCATTACTATCCGAAGACGAAAGTTGAGAAGGTAACGTATCAGCAATGAACTGCAAAGATAAATTTCTTGACAATTATGATTATAAAATTCCACCTGAACTGATAGCTCAAAAACCTGTACAAAACCGCTCTGATTCGCGCTTATTCGTAATCCATAAAAACAGCGATAAGTTTGAACATAAAAAATTTTTGGATATAACCTGCTATTTAGGCAGAGGGGATTGTATAGTAATAAATACCACAAAAGTGGTTCCTTCAAGACTTTTTGGCAAAAAATCGAGCGGTGGAAAAACGGAGATTCTTTTTTTGGAACCGTGCCAATCCGCAATGGAATACAAAGTTTTGACAAAACCCTTTCTTGAAACGGGAAAGAAAGTATATTTTGAAGATGGCTTTGAATGTATTGTCAAATCCAGAATGGAACAGGGCGAAAGCATAGTTGAATTTAATAGACCGCACGTATTTGATTTTCTGCAAAAATACGGCATAATGCCGCTTCCTCCTTACATAAACAGAAAAAACGGTTTAGCAGATGAATTTTCTGATATTGACAAAGAAAGGTACCAAACCGTTTATGCTGTAGAGCCTGGCGCTATCGCTGCCCCTACGGCAGGACTTCATTTTACAAAAGAGGTTTTACAAAAGCTGCAAAATAAAGGTGTAAATATCGCAAGGCTGACTTTGCATGTCGGATGGGGCACGTTTAAACCTGTTGTCAGCTCCGATTTAAACGATCATAAAATGATGTCGGAAAAATATTATATTGATACCGAAAATACAGCAATAATAAACGAGTCAATCAAAAATAATAAAAAAGTCGCGTCGGTAGGAACTACTTCGGCCAGAGCTTTGGAATCACTGGCAAAAGAAACCGGCTTTACCGAAAATGGAAAAACATATGTAAAAGAGTTTTTTGGTGAGACTTCAATTTTTATTTATCCGGGATACAGATTTAGAATAATAAACGCACTTATAACAAATTTTCATCTCCCGAAATCAACGCCTTTAATGATGGCAAGTGCCTTTTGTTCAAGAAAAACCATGCTGAAGGCATATAAAGAGGCTG
It encodes the following:
- the queA gene encoding tRNA preQ1(34) S-adenosylmethionine ribosyltransferase-isomerase QueA: MNCKDKFLDNYDYKIPPELIAQKPVQNRSDSRLFVIHKNSDKFEHKKFLDITCYLGRGDCIVINTTKVVPSRLFGKKSSGGKTEILFLEPCQSAMEYKVLTKPFLETGKKVYFEDGFECIVKSRMEQGESIVEFNRPHVFDFLQKYGIMPLPPYINRKNGLADEFSDIDKERYQTVYAVEPGAIAAPTAGLHFTKEVLQKLQNKGVNIARLTLHVGWGTFKPVVSSDLNDHKMMSEKYYIDTENTAIINESIKNNKKVASVGTTSARALESLAKETGFTENGKTYVKEFFGETSIFIYPGYRFRIINALITNFHLPKSTPLMMASAFCSRKTMLKAYKEAVKEKYRFFSYGDSMIII
- the ruvB gene encoding Holliday junction branch migration DNA helicase RuvB, with the protein product MEKIERILESSKLTEEEKIENTLRPQSLDDFIGQDKLKDNLKVFIEAAKKRQEALDHCLFYAPPGLGKTTLSHIIAKEMGGNLRITSGPVLERVGDLAAILTNLSEGDVFFIDEIHRMNHLVEESLYPVMEDFELDIIIGQGPSAKTIKLPVPRFTLVGATTRAGLLSSPLRDRFGIIGHLDFYAVKDLIHIVKRSAFIMNVEIDEDAAEEIAKRSRGTPRIVNRLLKRVRDFAEINGGKITRPIAQKALDSLEVDNAGLDKMDRLLLITMINKFSGGPVGVDTLAVAISEESDTITDVYEPYLIQLGFIARTSRGRVVTEAGYRHIGAEPPRNFQKELI
- a CDS encoding YebC/PmpR family DNA-binding transcriptional regulator, with amino-acid sequence MSGHNKWASIKHKKAITDAKKGKAFTKIIREIVVAAKEGGPLIENNARLRKAVEDAKEVNMPQDNIKKAIQRGNGEIPGAVYEEIVYEGYGPAGVALIVEVTTDNKNRTASEIRRIFSSHSGNLGETGCVGWMFGRKGFIAVEKTAVDEDTLMTIALDAGIEDFENDADGDVYEITTTPEDLDKVKNVLSQKNINVASAEITMIPQTYIKLTGDEAKSMLKLMDSLEEHDDVKNVYANFDISKEDMEPFGA
- a CDS encoding SpoIID/LytB domain-containing protein, which encodes MRSFLLTLLILFFSVQISLAYTAKKNIKVGIITNADSFSAAATDIFFVSDADDKKYKLSKGMTTLTAVEKGFKMRNFILKPPIKIESTNGIIFADKKPYRGFLTVIKFNSRAVVINVLTVEDYLKGVLPKEANPGWGTEALKTQAVASRTYTLANMGRHDSMGFDMCDTTHCQVYGGAAWESLSCNIAIAETKSEVLTYDAKLAQAVFHANCGGHTEDPKYVWGWTNATVEYLKGVKCGYCGNAPHTHWETTLSENFIIQKLSKYGVGKIKSIEVKDVTPAGSAMEVTIRHSKGMFDMNAYKFRLAVDAWKIKSTTFDDIKKDGDKITFKGRGWGHKVGLCQWGAKAMADEGKKYKQILEHYYPKTKVEKVTYQQ
- the ruvC gene encoding crossover junction endodeoxyribonuclease RuvC, encoding MIVLGIDPGLSLTGWGVISALSRDKIIPLQYGCIRTKPSETLSERLQNINIELQMLINTYKPEVAAIEELFFLKEAKSVAAVGQSRGAIVLTVSLNKIKLFEYNPRHVKMALTGYGSADKSQMQHMVKTLLRLKEIPKPDDAADALAIAVCHINTVRTLE
- a CDS encoding Holliday junction branch migration protein RuvA — encoded protein: MIDHINGILDYKTLDAVIVDVNGIGYKIYVSVSSFEKLPDVGNKVEIYIVEAVSGIYGGVICLYGFLSQEERDMYMMIKEEVPGTGAKKAMEYLDKISKSATDFKTAVMSKNAAMLHDIFGFTKKTADKLVTALKDKISSVNVSGKEKWQAAAYTTKSDLVSEAIAGLIALGYKESQARNAVNKSYSENEKITLEELIKKSLQQIG
- a CDS encoding epoxyqueuosine reductase QueH, whose product is MKHKLLLHICCAPCSASAVKMLREDFEISFYWYNPNIYNKEEYYKRKDASQKYARAIDVKFYEEENFVYDYGSRLSKGGENCVFCYNIRLEKAAQAAKKNNFEFFTTSLLSSPYQKHDLIARIGEEKAKKSGVNFLYVDFRPAFYEGKNLLRKEGYYIQRYCGCAKSYNERFAVNEA